A genomic window from Pecten maximus chromosome 2, xPecMax1.1, whole genome shotgun sequence includes:
- the LOC117342652 gene encoding neuronal acetylcholine receptor subunit alpha-10-like, protein MAPLATAVAALHMETSESSTSVMKHAGKFWECVIETSLTLLWITAQGWGATTPRIPDEQRLYQSLMVGYEKSVRPVINASTILMVKFGLRLNQIVDLDERHQVLTTNVFIDQEWMDENLYWDPLVFNSIRSLRIPAKNVWLPDTFIYNNADDGSTGFMQGTYVLVNHNGTVKWPVPVKLKSSCKVDITYFPFDDQECILRFGSWIYSGLWMDYFSEHNETPINLGSYVDNSEWDLLTVKLKKNIRTHSCCPDPHPDMTYVLHIRRKTFYYIFNIIVPCVMLSTLTLLTFWLPPTSGEKITLGLSVFLAFSMFMLLIAEEVPATSEAVPLIGIYLCVVMTMTSLSVIMAVMVINLYNRGMKTRRAPNWLRHIALKWLSRPLKMKHDIQKVAKAISLEDELEGAYRCKKHGKLDTKNIPNKSSPDTEDTAMLDKETTIRNRRYDKNDVMTTSFVEENDEQEVIWLRREDFKEETAECSRNAWGDIQEIQQSSKDNNNRAKKGARKKTSGKAPATAVTPVLPDETKSTQTEGALGTFLAECRNQNELFARKMIVAEWQRIAAVTDRILFWFYFLSTLTSYIVILIVVPNSNYSRWNEEILPMHTVSQAS, encoded by the exons GGTGGGGTGCAACGACTCCACGGATCCCTGACGAACAGCGCCTATACCAGTCCCTCATGGTAGGATACGAGAAATCCGTCCGACCCGTCATCAACGCATCTACCATACTAATGGTCAAGTTTGGCCTCAGACTCAATCAGATCGTTGACCTG GACGAGCGTCATCAAGTGCTAACAACGAATGTTTTCATAGATCAG GAATGGATGGATGAAAATCTCTACTGGGACCCGTTAGTATTCAATAGTATACGCTCTCTTCGGATTCCCGCCAAAAATGTGTGGCTTCCGGATACTTTCATCTATAACAA TGCAGATGATGGATCGACGGGTTTTATGCAGGGGACGTATGTTCTTGTCAATCACAACGGAACGGTCAAGTGGCCGGTACCGGTCAAGTTGAAGAGCTCTTGTAAGGTAGACATCACGTATTTTCCGTTTGATGACCAAGAGTGCATCCTTAGGTTTGGTTCGTGGATCTATAGCGGTTTATGGATGGACTACTTCTCGGAGCACAACGAGACACCGATAAATCTAGGCTCCTACGTTGATAATAGTGAGTGGGATCTTCTTACTGTCAAACTCAAGAAAAATATTCGTACGCATTCTTGTTGTCCGGACCCACATCCGGATATGACGTACGTTCTTCACATTCGCCGAAAAACATTCTACTACATCTTTAATATCATTGTTCCTTGTGTAATGTTATCGACATTAACTTTGCTGACATTTTGGTTGCCACCTACTTCCGGTGAGAAGATAACTCTAGGGCTGTCTGTGTTTTTGGCGTTCTCCATGTTCATGCTCCTGATTGCAGAAGAGGTGCCTGCCACATCAGAGGCTGTCCCTTTAATAG GTATCTACCTTTGTGTGGTGATGACGATGACGTCACTCTCTGTGATAATGGCTGTCATGGTGATAAATCTGTACAATAGGGGCATGAAAACAAGACGAGCCCCTAATTGGCTGCGGCACATTGCGCTGAAGTGGCTATCAAGGCCACTAAAGATGAAACACGACATACAGAAAGTAGCGAAAGCTATATCTTTG GAAGATGAATTGGAAGGTGCTTATAGATGTAAAAAGCATGGAAAACTAGACACCAAGAACATTCCTAACAAATCTAGTCCGGACACAGAAGATACAGCAATGTTAGATAAAGAGACGACCATCCGAAATAGAAGGTATGATAAAAATGACGTCATGACGACGTCATTCGTAGAGGAGAATGATGAACAGGAGGTGATTTGGTTACGACGAGAAGACTTTAAAGAAGAGACTGCCGAGTGTTCACGAAATGCGTGGGGGGATATACAGGAAATTCAACAAAGTAGCAAAGATAACAATAACCGCGCGAAAAAAGGCGCGCGAAAAAAGACAAGTGGAAAAGCTCCGGCGACTGCCGTGACACCAGTCTTGCCGGACGAAACAAAGTCTACACAGACAGAGGGGGCATTAGGTACATTCCTTGCAGAGTGTCGCAATCAAAACGAATTGTTCGCACGAAAAATGATCGTTGCGGAATGGCAACGGATAGCAGCCGTCACCGACCGGATCTTGTTCTGGTTCTACTTCCTCAGTACTCTGACGTCATATATTGTCATCCTCATCGTGGTGCCAAACTCCAATTATTCTAGGTGGAATGAAGAGATTCTTCCCATGCATACGGTATCCCAGGCGAGCTGA